Within the Bradyrhizobium ottawaense genome, the region CCGGCTCGGCGAATGCGTCACCGAGCACGATACGGTAGCGCGACTTGGCGGCGATGAATTCGCGGTCGTCCAGTTCTGCAGCGACTGCGATCCCTCAGCGGTGTCCTTGCTCGCCAGCCACATCGTCGAGCAGATCGGGGAGCCCTACGATATCGGCGGCCACCAGCTCGTCGTCGGCGTCAGCATCGGCATCTCGCTTGCGCCCGAGGACGGCAAGAATCCCGATGAACTATTGAAGAACGCCGATCTCGCGCTTTATCGCGCCAAGGCGGACGGCCGCGGCACCTATCGTTACTTCGAGACCGGCATGGATGCCCGCGCCCAGGCGCGCCGCATTCTGGAACTGGATTTGCGCGCGGCGCTGCAGCGCCACGAGTTCGAAGTGTACTATCAGCCGATCCGCGACGTTGCCAGCGACGAGGTCGTTGCGTTCGAAGCCCTGGTTCGCTGGAATCATTCGCTGCGCGGCCTGATCTCTCCAGTCAACTTCATTCCGCTGGCGGAAGAAACCGGCCTGATCGTTCAACTCGGCGACTGGGTGCTTCGACAGGCCTGCATGGACGCCACCGGCTGGCCGGACAACGTCGATGTCGCCGTCAATCTTTCGCCGGTGCAGTTCAAGAATCCGAACCTGGTGTCGTCGGTGAAAGCGGCGTTGCGGGCCTCGGGTCTTCCGGCGCATCGCCTCGAGCTGGAGATTACGGAATCGGTGCTGCTGCAGAACAGCGCGGCGACGCTTGCGGTTCTGCACGAGCTTCGCGGCTTTGGCGTCAGGATCTCGCTCGACGACTTCGGAACCGGTTATTCGTCCCTGAGCTACCTGCGCAGTTTCCCGTTCGACAAGATCAAGATCGACCGTTCCTTCGTCAACGAACTCACCACGCGCGACGATTCCATGGCCATCGTCCGTGCCGTGACCAGTTTGGGCAAAAGCCTCGGGATCGTTACCACCGCGGAAGGCGTCGAGACCGAGGCGCAGTTCGAACTGTTGCGCCGCGAGGGCTGTACGCAGGCGCAGGGCTATTTGTTCAGCCAGCCGCGTCCCGCCGCCGAGGTGAACACGATGCTGTCGCGGCCGCGTGCGCGCATCGTCGCTTAGGACGTGTGCTCACAAATCCAGTACGGGCATACGGGATGGCGATGCCCGCATTCCCCCTCAAAAGCGGACATCGACCGTGCACAACGAATGTCCGCTTGGTGCGTGCCAACAGCCGATCTTCGCAACGCGCCAGTTCAGGCTACTCGAACGTGCCGAGTGTGGAACCAGGAAGCCGCCGCAAATCGCGCGCGGAGGGTTCCCGCATTTGAAATAAAAATTGATCGAATGGCTAAAAAAAGCGGGGATATTTCCCAAAAGCGGCTTGATTTTCCATTCTTCTTTTTGCCTGGGGCATTTGTTTGATGGGTAAGAACAGATGACTGATCAACAATTGGCACTTGAGGCGATTAACGAAGCGCAACACATACTGGAAGACTACCTTCGGCCCCGGCCGCAGAACAATGAGCGTATCCTCGACAGGTTGGTGGAAGTTCTCGAACGCCCCGATTTGGTAGTCGCTGTAGGCCGCTTGCAGCTGCGAAGCAGTCTCTCAGTGCGCAAATGAGGAAACTGCCATCAATCGCTTTGGCCGCCTCTATTGCTGCGCTCTTGTCAGAGATGCCAAATGCGCAGGCCAAACAACAATGCAGCGCCGCGACGCCATCAAATCCGCACGGGCGTTGGTGGTCCTATCGTCTGATCGATGGACGAAAGTGCTGGTACGAAGGCAAGCCCATGCTTTCGAAATCGTTGCTGGTATGGCCGAAGGAGGCCTCCGCGCAACCCGCCTCCGACGGAGAAGTTACACGCATTGTCACACAGAAGCCTGCCAATCCGTTAGACGCGCAAGCCCGGTCACTGAAAGACGCTGATACTTTCGAAGCGCGATGGCGAGAAAGGGTGGAAACGCAATAGGCGTTGCCGCCAAAGGAAGTCTCGACGCAATTGGTTGTTGGCTGCTCGCGAGCAGCGCTTGTTTTTCAACCGGCGGAAACCAGCAATGCGAACGGCGGCAGATTTCAATCTCTATTACGCGACCCCTGACCCCTGGCATATTTCCCACGCGCGATTCAGGGACAAGGTCTTGCGCCGACGCCTCAAGCCATTGATCCGGGGCAAATCCGTTCTTGAGCTCGGATGCGGCGAAGGCCACTTGACCCACGCAGTTTTTGGCAAAGCACGATCCGTCGTCGGCATCGACATAAGCGATATAGCAATTGCTCGCGCCAAATCGCTAAACCTGCCAAATGCCAGATTTGAAATCTGTGATTTTTTACAGGCGTCATTCGAGGGGCACGACGTGATCACAGCCCTCGAATGCGTCTACTATCTGTCCTTCCAGGAGCAGGGAGCGTTTTTGGAGAAAGTTGCCAAAGAACACCCGGGCAAAATACTTCTGCTTTCGGGTCCAATTGTCGACTACAGAAGACACTTCAGTCATAAGCGATTGATGCTCGAGTTCACGACTCTGGGGTTCGCTCCCCTTAAATTTTATAACCTGTCCGTTTATTGGTATCCGCCTTCATCCAGAATTGTCGCAAACCTGATCAAGCTGCCACTTGGACATACCTTGCTTGATTGGATACCGGAGTCGATGGTCTACCAAAGGCTATACGTACTTCGCGCACCGAAACCCCTCTGACGATATTCGATAGCCCTACAAAAGAGGCTTCGTGTGGGCTCGGCCGGAGCAAGCAATCCGACCATGCAAGCGACTGCAATGTCTCCCCTCAATGTGGTTTGCTTCAACGCAACCACCCTATGGCACCTCGATGCCGAAGAGTGGGCGCCGTCCACATGGGGTAATCGCAGGAGCGAGTTGCCCAAAATCAATCACTAGTCTTGGAGGGTGGCTGTTCCCCGATAGGATGGAGATACGGGCTCACGACTGGACGCCGGGCCCAAGCATCGAATGGAGAACAGCCATGGAAGAATATATCGGTCTCGACGTGTCGATGAAAGAGACGTCAATCTCGATCCGCCGAGCAGGTGAACGGATCTGGCGCGGCAAGTGCGCATCTGATCCCAGACTCATAGCCGAGCTCATCCGCAAGCGGGCGCCAGCCGTGAAACGCGTGGTGTTCGAGACCGGACCACTGTCGATATGGTTTTATCATTCTCTGCGCACCGAGGGGTTGCCGGCGATCTGCATCGATGCGCGCCATGCTAAAGCGGCGCTCGATATGGCAGCGAACAAGACGGACGCGAACGACGCCGATGGTCTGGCGCAGCTCGCAGAAGTCGGTTTCTTTCGTGAGGTTCGGGTGAAGGGATTTGACAGCATGCTGACCCGCACGCTTGTCGCGGCACGCACGCGGCTGGTCCGTATCACTACAGAGCTTTCCAACCAGATCCGCGGTGTCATGAAAACCTTCGGTCTGCTCGTTCCTGCTGGAAAGGGAAGCACCTTCGAGAAGAACGTCCGGAGCCTTCTTGCCGATCAGGGCGGACTTGCATTGATCGTGCTTCCGATGCTGGAAGCCTGGCGAGGCATTCGCATCCGCGCCGCCGAACTCGGACGCCAGTTGGTCCGGGACGCGCGCCAGAGTCAGGCTTGCCGTATCCTTATGTCCATTCCCGGCATCGGTGCGATCACCGCAACTGCCTTCAGCACAGCCATTGAGAGGCCAGACAACTTCAAGAAATCCCGATCTGTTGGCGCCTGGATCGGCCTGACGACGCGTCGCTACCAATCCGGAGAAGTCGATTATGACGGCCATATATCCCGACGTGGCGATCGCCATTTGCGAGGGCTTCTCTACGAAGCGGCCGCGGTCATTCTGACGCGCAGCTCAACCGACAGCACTCTGCGCAGGTGGGGTCTGAAGCTCCGGGAGAGGATCGGCTTCAAAAGAGCTGCCGTGGCCGTGGCGCGCAAACTGGCGGTTATAATGCATACGATGCTTAAGACTGGCGAACTCTTCAATCCGAATGCCGGAGCCGCCGCATAAGTCCCGATAGCGTTCAGAACCTGAACGCCTAAGGTGTCCCTGCCGGGACGTGAGCCGAGCCATTCCGCTGATGCTGTTGCACTGCTGACTCAGCAAAGTGCGTCGTCCACATTGAAGGCTCGTCCTGCGAAGCTCTATCATGCGGCGGCTACTGTCGACCGCGAAGACAACCATGCACCCGGCAGCGTCCCCTGAACGAATTATATACTTGACGCCTCAGCAGCGATTAGACAACAGCATCAATCGCTACCGAATCGGACTTTCAGGCCATGTCCGGTCTTCCCTCGGAAGCGACCGGATTGCGGGCATCCCGGATTGGCAGCATTGTGCCACTTCCGGACTCATTCCAGCCATCTTTGAAAAAGGGACTGTTGCATTTACGGTACGGAGTTTCAGGGTTTAAGCGCCTATAATGCATTCAAGATTATGGTTGCTTATTGCATTAGATCAGAGGCTGGAGGAACTACGATGAAGAAGTTCTTGCTGGGTACGGTTGGTTTGGTTGCATTGGGGGTGGCGGCTCCCGCGTCGGCGGCTGATCTGGCTGCGCGTCCTTACACCAAGGCGCCGCCCCCGATGGTCGCGGCGATCTATGACTGGAGCGGTTTCTACATTGGTGCGAACGGCGGTTGGGGAAGCCAACGGAATTGCTTCACTGCCGTGAGCGCGACAGGCACTTTCCTCGCTGCTGAAGGTTGCCACAACGCAACCGGAGGCGTCGCTGGTGGTCAGATCGGTTATCGCTGGCAGGTCAGCCAATGGGTGTTCGGCCTCGAAGCCCAAGGCGACTGGGCTAATCTGCGTGCATCAAATGCAAGCCTCTTCTTTCCCGGTCCCGGTTTCATCAATCGCTCGCAAATGAACGCGTTCGGGTTGTTCACCGGTCAGGTTGGCTATGCCTGGAACAACGTCCTGCTCTACGTGAAGGGCGGCGCCGCGGTGACCGACAATCGTAGGGATATCCTCTTCGCCGCAACGAACGCGGTTGTAGCAACGTCCAGCAATAACACGCAGTGGGGCGGCACAGTTGGCGTCGGCCTCGAATACGGCTTTGCCCCGAATTGGTCGGTTGCCGTTGAGTACGATCATATCTTCTCGAGCAACCGCAACACGACGTTTTTTGTTCCGGCAACGAGCACCTTCTTTGGCGCTGATCGGATTAGCGGCGGTGTGGATCTTGTCACGGCCCGCGTGGACTACCACTTCAACTGGGGCGGTCCGCTCGTCGCCCGTTACTGATTTCCCTCTAATCTCCAGCAAACTTAAGCCCCGGCATTGTCCGGGGCTTTTTTCGGCTCCGGATTGATAAGTTTGGTTTCCAGTTGCCGCGTGGCATCGAATTCCGTTCCGGGTCATTCGCGTCGGTTTCGCCGCTTGCCGGTCACTTCCGGTGTACCCTCATCATCGGACATGGCCAGGCCGACCGGGCTGGTCTGGTTCGTGCCGGAAGCGGAGATCACGACTTTGCCCCGGGATGCGTGCTTTGCTCCCAAGATCGGCTAGAGGAGATGGCGGAAGCGTTGTCCGCTTGGTGCCAGGAAGAGCTAGCTTGCCCCCGAGCCAGGTGCCGGCGCAGGACTCAGCGGGGCGCCCCCTACCGAAAAGGGGCCGACAGGCTTGGGAAGCGGAGGAAGAGTTGGAGGAAGAACTGGAGGGAGTACTTTTCGCGACGCCTGGACGACCCGCGCGCGAGGATTTGGACGTGGGATGCTGGAAGTCGTCGACGGTGGGATGCTGGAAGTCGTCAGCGGCGGCGTCACCTGATTCTGCAGGGAGCTCACCTGCGCCGTCAGCAAGGAGAGTTGACGGGTTATTCTTTTCAAATCCGCCTGTTGGGTTGCGGAGCTCTGCGTGAGCGACACTAACACATCGGCGTCTTGCTGCTGCGACGACTGAATGTCCCTCAGTCCCGCCCTGACAACTGGATCCGGTACGAGGACTGGAGCCGGGTTGGGCGGCGGAGGTGCAGCGACGCGATTGAAATTCCGCGGGGAGAAGCGCCTGAAGTCCGGCAAGGAGAGCCGATCGACGCTCGGCAAAGAGAACTGCTTGAAATCCGGCAGAGAGAATCCACCGAAACTCGGCAAGGAATTGGCGGTGGCGGCACCAAGGACGGCCAGGGCAGCCAGGGACACCGCTATCACCGGCACCCGGCTCGAGGCCACCTGCGGTGCCGCCTCGGGCTGTTTGTCCCCTTGCGTTTCCCTGTCCGGTGCTTCGGTCACCTGCGTTCCCTACGTCTCAGCCCAGTCGCGAGATTCTTCCCATCGCCGGTCAGCAAAACAAAAGAGCCGCCGCGGTGAGAAACCAGCAATGGCTCGCGCGCGCTTGCCCACCCGAATTCGGCTCAAATCATGGGCTCGTATGGTTAATGATCGGTTATTCCAGAGACCAGCCGACCTCAGTGCCCGTCCGAGCCAGGTCCGTTGATACCCCTGATACTGTTCCAAAGCTCCCGTTGAGACGACTCGCGATCCGTCATTCCTTTCAAACGGCTATGACCGGCGACATCAGCTGCAAAATATGGGCTGTAAGCCGTCGCACTAAGTGTTCGCGGGTCAAGAGATTCTCCCGCCGAGGCCCGTTTGTTGCCGGCCTCGTAGCAGCGGCGCGCCAATTCATCACGCTTGTCAGCGTTGCGGCGGCAGCCTGGCCGCTCGGGTCGCGCGCGCAACAGTCGGGGTGGGGATCAGAAATGAAACGGCGCGGGCGCGGTTGGCTCAAGAGAACCGGTGCGCCCTTCAACAGCTTCGCCTGGCCGCTAGGATCAGCCCGCCAGCGCTGAAGGACTTAAAGGCGGCCTTAGTGCTATTCAGATGATGAGGATATATAGCCCATGTGCAAGCAGGTCGGTCGTCGGTCACCATCGAACAGCACGGTGATACCGGTGGTGCGACGGCTCAAGCCGACAACGATGCCGATCTTGTCAGCCAGATTTGGGCAACGAACCGCTCCAAGTTTGTTGATCTTAAAGCGGGTGCCGACTGCGATTCTATTTGCGTCCCAGTCCATGGCTTAGCTCCGCAAAGCCTTGATCGACCGGGCATTGTTGACGGCCTTTGTTTCAGGATCATTGCGTGGCCTACAGAAATTGGTTTCGTGGCAGCTACCGGCGTTGTCGTTCGTGTGCCGGAAGGTGGATGGAACTTAAGGGGTCCTCCTTTTTAGTCGTCATTGCATTGGTTCCTTCGGATAGAGTGTGTCGGCCTACCGGGCACACGCCGCCCAGCCCCCGGCCCGGAGACCAGGCGGCCCTGCCAAGCGTCTCGCGAGGCGGGGTCGCTGTGCGGGCTTGCTGGAACCAAGGTGATGCGTAGCTCCCCCTCCATCGTGCCGCATGACGCTGACCGCGACACCTATCTGGTGCTAAACGATTTTGGCAGGCTCGGGCGCGCTTGGTGCGAGGCCGACGAGGAAGGCACAGACCGCGAGACGCTGATCCGCCGTTTCCTCGCTGACCAGTTTAGCCATCCGGTGCGGATCGTTGCCTTCAATACCGCCGAGGGCTGGTCGCGCGACGTCACGGTCGATATTGCCGACGAGCTGCGTCGGCGCTTTCCCGAATACGACGAGGTGCCGCTCTCTGTGCAGAAGTTCTTGGAAATCGCTGCCCGGCGCTAAGCTGTCCGATTCGCACCATGAGGTTAAATACGACGGTGACCTGAGACGACACGGAGGTCCGTTCTACCTCCCCCCGAAGCAGACATCGTCAGGCGACACGCTTAAGTCGGTTCAGTGCCGATTTTTGCAACAAAATCTGCCAGATGCAGACATGAACATTATTCGATCACGTCGTCGGCTCGGGCGAGGAGCGTTGGAGGAACTGTGAGGCCGAGCGCCTTTGCCGTCGTGATGTTAATGACGAGTTCGAGCTTTGTGACCCGCTGCACGGGCAGGTTCTCCGGCTTCTCACCGTTCAGCACACGACCGACATAGTCGCCCACCTGACGGTATGCTTCCGAATAATTCGTTCCGTAGCTCATCAATCCGCCGCCAGCGACGAATTCCCGAATTGGATAGACCGCAGGCAGCCTGTGTCGGGCCGCCAAGCGGACCAGCGTTGCGCGATTTTGAAACATCAATGCGTCGGCCGAAACCAGCACCGCATCCGGTCGCTCGTTCACCATTGTGGTGAAAGCTGCGTCGAAATCATCGGCATGCCGCGCTTCCACGGGCGATAGCTTCACAGCGAGAGCTTCGGCCGCCGATGCCAGCTCGTTGCCGATGGAGTCGCCCCCGGACACAAGGCCTGTCGGGCTGTAGAGGAACGCAATGGACTTTGCCGACGGCATCAGTTCGCATAGCACCTGTAGACGCTTGGCCAGCAGTTCGGTGTTGAGAACTGAGATCCCGGTGGCATTGCCGCCAGGCCGGTTGAGGCTTGCGACGAATCCACTCTGGACGGGATCGAACCCGGTAAAGAAGAGGATTGGAATGGATGTGGTGGCGGCCTTGGCAGCAACGATGGATTGACCTGCAAAGACGACGATGGCATCCACGCGGCGCTGCACGAGTTCTGCGGCCAGTTCGGCCAGCCGGTTCTCACGGCCGTTGGCCCCGCGATATTCGATCGTGAGGTTTCGGCCTTCGACATAGCCCATCTCGGCGAGGCGGCGCTGGGTCGGGACAAAACCTGTCCGCGCGGCTTCTATCGATCCAAATCCCAGAACGCCGATAATCCGCGAAGCCGGCTGCTGCCCGTGTGCAGCAAGTGGCCACGCTACCGCACCGCCAAGAAGGCCGATGAATTCCCGCCGCCTCATGCCGACACCTCATGGGATATCATTATAACAGCTTGCATAGGTACGCTGGAAGGCATGAGGCAATGCCCGCGATGGGGTCATAAGACGACGTTCGCAGGTCGTCGCTGAGTGTCAGCCTTACCCCCCGAAAGCGGACAACACCACATCTATGGGTGTAACGCCCCAGGCGAGCAACCGCGGCTCAGACCTTGCGTAGCGCGAAATGCGCGCCGCAAAACGCCATCACGGCGCCGAGGCACAATGCCGCAAGGCCGGCAAGCACGCCCGATATGGTCGGGATCGGACTGGGCGCAGAAGCTGCCTGTCCGGCGCCGGCCAGGATCAGCACGCCGACGGCGATCAGGAACTGCCGCATCCGCTGCGGAATTTGTCCCGAAACCGCGCTGTGCATCAGGTTGGCGGTGAAATAACCGCCGGAGAAGCCGACCGTTGCGATCAGCCACCATGCGATGGCTGCGCCCGCGGGCATGAATTCGTGGGTGTCGGATCGCCACAGGCCGCCGAGATCGAGGCCATAGCGCGCGCCCAGCATGTGCACGGCAAGCGCCAGCAGCACCCCGGATATCATGGCGCCGGCCATGATCAGGCGGCGCGGAAAATAGGTCGTCTCGGCCATGGCCCGCTTGTAAGGTAAAGCCGGCTCGCCGCGCAAGCGGACGGCGCGCGATCAACGCAGGGATTTTTTGTTGCCAACCTCACTCCCGGACCAGACCGCAGCAGGCGAGGGCGGCCCCGAGACCCGTTATGCCTACAAGGCGTCGCTGATCGGATCGGCGCATGAGTTCGAGCTGACCGATGCCGGCTTGTCATGGCGGGTCGGCGGCAGGTCCGGCGTCTGGCCCTATGCCGATATCGCTTCGGTCCGTCTGTCCTTTCGGCCGGTGTCGATGCAGGCGCGCCGCTTCCGGGCCGATATCGAAAATGCCGCCGGCGGCAGGATCGCCATCCTCTCGACCACCTGGCAGACGGTCTCGTTGATGGCGCCGCAGGACCACGGCTACCGCACCTTCATGATCGAATTGCACCGGCGCATGCACGGCGCCGGCAGCAAGGCTGAGCTGATCGGCGGCATCGGGCCGAAGACCTACGCCGCCGCGCTGGTGCTGCTGGCGCTGCTCGCGATCGCGATGACCGGACTTCTGGTTCGCGCGCTTGCGACCTTCGAATTCACCGGTGCACTGTTTCTGGTCGGGTTTGCCGTTCTGTTCACCTGGCAGATCGGCGGCTTTGTCAAACGCAACCGGCCGCGCGGCTACTCGTTCGACGCGCTTCCCGACGCGCTGCTCCCTTGAGACTTCGCAATCAAGCGCAATGAAACGTGACTTCGCCGGACGCGCGGCGCGCGGCATCGTGGCGGCGCATTTCCGGGAACGAACTGCCGTGACCGACCCAAGCGGGCGACTGCCGACCGAAGACGAAATTGCCGCAATCAACGCGCGGCATCTGGTCGACACCCCGTTGCGGCCGGCCGATCTGCTGTTCGTGTTCGGCACCCGCCAGGATGTCGACGAGCGCGTCGCGGAAGCCGCGAGACTCTGGCACGACGGCTATTTTCGCTGGGCCATCGTCAGCGGCGGGGTCACGCCGGGGGCGGGGCTTTCCGAGTGTGAGATCATGACGGAGGCGATGATCGCGCGCGGCGTTCCGGCCGGAATCATCCTGCGCGAGGATCGCGCGATGAACACCGGCGAGAACGTCATTTTCTCGCTGCCGGTCATCGACGCCGCGATCGGTTTGAAAAACATCCGCCGCGTGATCTGCCTCGGCAATACCTGGACCGCGCGCCGCTATCCGATGACGCTGCATCGCCACTGGCCGGACGTCGAGAAGATGCTGGTCATGATCGACAGTTTTGAGACGCCGCGGTCGCTGTGGCACACCGATCCCGAATTCAGCCGCCGCATGCTAGGCGAGTGGGACAAGATTGAGCCCTATAAGGCCAAGGGCTTCATCGCAGAGTGGCCGGTGCGCAACGAGCTCGAGCGGCAGAGCGTTTTCGAGTGAAGTGGTTCCGGTTCACGTAGCAATCAAGTTTACGCAGATTGCATAGACTTATCTGCGGTAGAAAACGCGTCCAATAGAGACCGTGCCTATTCGGTCGTATCGAAATCTTCCTTCTCGGTCAGCAGTCCTCCCAGTGTCCGCAGCGCGGTATCGAGCTGTTCGGTGCTGGGAGCGCCAAGCGCCAGCCGGACGGCATTGGGCGCATGCCCGGGCGCCACGGCGAAGGTGGTCGATGGCGTCAAGGCGATGTCGCGGCGGGCGGCGGCCGCGACGAAGGTCTGCGAGCGCCAGTGTGGCGGCAGGGTCAGCCAGAGATGATAGGACTGGATGTTGGCCTGGACCTCGAAGCCGGCAAGATACTTTGCTGCCATCTGCTGGCGCCGGGCCGCGTCGATCCGCTTCAGCCGGACCAGTTCGGAAACCGTGCCGTCGCCCATCATCCGTGTTCCGGCCGCCAGCGCAAAACCCGAAGCGGTCCATCCGCCCGATCGCACCGAGGCCATGATGCGTTCGCGCAAGCGTGGCGGCGAAACGATGAAGCCGACCGCCAGTCCCGGCGCCACCTTCTTCGACAGGCTGTCGAGCACAATGCAGGTATCGGGAGCGAGCGCTGCGAGCGGCGCTTCGTCGCCGAGAAAGCTGTAGACGGTGTCTTCGATGATGGGCAGGCCGAGTTTCTCGACGACGCGCACCAGGTCGGCGCGGCGGCCCGGCGGCATTGTCATGCCCAGCGGATTTTGAATCGTCGGCTGGATATAGAGCGCGGACAAGTGCGCCTCGCGATGGGCTTTCTGTACCGCGTCCGGTCGAACGCCTTCTTCATCCATCGTCAGCGGCACCAGCGTCACGCCGAGGCGGGCGGCAATGTCCTTGATGAAGGGATAGGTCAGCGCCTCGACGCCGCAGCGGCCGCCGCTCGGCACCACCGCTGCAAGGGCTGCGGCAATGCATTGCCGGCCGTTGGCGGTGAAGACGAACTGGTCGGCGCCCGGGGACCAGTCGCCGCGGGAGAGAAACTCGGCCGAAATGGTTCGTGCCGCTTGCGTGCCGGTGATGCTCGTCTGCCGGAGCGCGACATCGAGTGCTTCGGGCCGCTCCAACCCTTCGAGCGACCGCGCGATCATCGCCGATTGCGTCGGCAGCAGCGGATAATTGACTTCGAGGTCGATGCGCTGGCCGCGCGGTTCGGTCAGCGAGGAAACGCCGCGGCGCGTTTCGCCGGACACGAAGGTGCCGCGTCCGACTTCGCCGACGACGAGGCCGCGGCGCAGCAGCTCGGTGTAGACGCGGCTCGCGGTCGAAACCGCGATCTTGCGCTCATAGGCAAAGCTGCGCTGCGGCGGCAGCCGGTCGCCGGGTTTGAGCGCGCCGTTGGCGATTTCGACGGCGACGGTATCGGCAAGCTTCAGATATTCGAACTTGGACATTATTGCACCGAGAGCAATGTTTCACTTGCACCGAGAAGTGTATCGGATCATTTAAACGCTATCAAGCCCATGATTGCACTGAGGGGGTGCAAGCAATCGGACGTTACGAAAGGTGCAATCGCTGTTCGCAGCGGCAGCGCCAGCGGTGTTGCTTGGCCGCGCGGAAGCCACGGAGAAGACCCATGACGATGATTTCCTCAGCCGCTGGCCAGCCTGCATCCCAAAGTTCGCAGGCCGGATTGCCCCGATTGCTCGGAGGCTGGGCGACCAGTCTCGTGACCTATTGGGCCCGCCGGGAAGCCATCAAAGTGCTGAGCGAAATGGACGACCGTGCGCTCCGCGATATCGGGATCGCGCGCAGCCAGATCGAGGCGGCGGTCGGTGGGGCGCTCAATCCGGGGATGGCACGCCTGCGCTGAGCGCCGCGCGCCGGCCCGTCCGGCTTCCCTGAGTGCAAACCCGACTGGAAGTGACATGACCATTACCGTCGAGCATCGGCAGCCCGGCATCGGCTGGCGGCTGGTGCCGGGAAGTCTCGCAAGGCTTCTCGGCATCGGCTACGGCGCGGCCGTCTATGCGATCTTTGTCGTCACGCTGCTTTACGCGATCGGCTTCGTCAGCGGCGTCATCGTCCCCAAGAGCATCGATACCGGCGCGATCTGGCCGCCACCGGTCGCGCTCTGTATCGACCTTCAACTGCTCGGCCTGTTCATGGCGCAGCACAGCGGCATGGCGCGGCGCGGCTTCAAGCGCGTCTTGACCGGCCATGTCCCGCCGCTGATCGAGCGAAGCACCTATGTGTTGTGCGCCAGCCTGGTGCTGATCCTGCTGTTTGCAGGGTGGCAGCCCTTGCCCGCGACGGTGTGGCAGGCGGCGGATCCGCGGGCGATCGCGGCGCTGCGGTCGTTGTCGGCGCTCGGTTGGCTGATCGTGCTCGGCACGTTCCTGACCGGGCACTTCAAGCTGCTGGAGCGAAAGCTGAAGGTGCTGAACTTCGCCGGCCGTGTCACGTCGCCGGTCGCGTTCAAGACGCCCGGATTGTATCGCTTCGTCCGGCATCCGCTCTATTTCGGATTCATCCTCGCCTTCTGGGCGACACCGGCGATGAAGGCGGGACATCTGCTGTTCGCCGCTGTCATGACCGCCTATATCTGCGCCGGCATCTGGCTGGAGGAGCGCGATCTCCTGGCCTTCTTTGGCGATCGCTACCGGCAGTATCGCAAGCGCGTCGCGATGCTGCT harbors:
- a CDS encoding class I SAM-dependent methyltransferase codes for the protein MRTAADFNLYYATPDPWHISHARFRDKVLRRRLKPLIRGKSVLELGCGEGHLTHAVFGKARSVVGIDISDIAIARAKSLNLPNARFEICDFLQASFEGHDVITALECVYYLSFQEQGAFLEKVAKEHPGKILLLSGPIVDYRRHFSHKRLMLEFTTLGFAPLKFYNLSVYWYPPSSRIVANLIKLPLGHTLLDWIPESMVYQRLYVLRAPKPL
- a CDS encoding IS110 family transposase: MEEYIGLDVSMKETSISIRRAGERIWRGKCASDPRLIAELIRKRAPAVKRVVFETGPLSIWFYHSLRTEGLPAICIDARHAKAALDMAANKTDANDADGLAQLAEVGFFREVRVKGFDSMLTRTLVAARTRLVRITTELSNQIRGVMKTFGLLVPAGKGSTFEKNVRSLLADQGGLALIVLPMLEAWRGIRIRAAELGRQLVRDARQSQACRILMSIPGIGAITATAFSTAIERPDNFKKSRSVGAWIGLTTRRYQSGEVDYDGHISRRGDRHLRGLLYEAAAVILTRSSTDSTLRRWGLKLRERIGFKRAAVAVARKLAVIMHTMLKTGELFNPNAGAAA
- a CDS encoding outer membrane protein, which codes for MKKFLLGTVGLVALGVAAPASAADLAARPYTKAPPPMVAAIYDWSGFYIGANGGWGSQRNCFTAVSATGTFLAAEGCHNATGGVAGGQIGYRWQVSQWVFGLEAQGDWANLRASNASLFFPGPGFINRSQMNAFGLFTGQVGYAWNNVLLYVKGGAAVTDNRRDILFAATNAVVATSSNNTQWGGTVGVGLEYGFAPNWSVAVEYDHIFSSNRNTTFFVPATSTFFGADRISGGVDLVTARVDYHFNWGGPLVARY
- a CDS encoding ABC transporter substrate-binding protein, coding for MRRREFIGLLGGAVAWPLAAHGQQPASRIIGVLGFGSIEAARTGFVPTQRRLAEMGYVEGRNLTIEYRGANGRENRLAELAAELVQRRVDAIVVFAGQSIVAAKAATTSIPILFFTGFDPVQSGFVASLNRPGGNATGISVLNTELLAKRLQVLCELMPSAKSIAFLYSPTGLVSGGDSIGNELASAAEALAVKLSPVEARHADDFDAAFTTMVNERPDAVLVSADALMFQNRATLVRLAARHRLPAVYPIREFVAGGGLMSYGTNYSEAYRQVGDYVGRVLNGEKPENLPVQRVTKLELVINITTAKALGLTVPPTLLARADDVIE
- a CDS encoding YdcF family protein, with product MKRDFAGRAARGIVAAHFRERTAVTDPSGRLPTEDEIAAINARHLVDTPLRPADLLFVFGTRQDVDERVAEAARLWHDGYFRWAIVSGGVTPGAGLSECEIMTEAMIARGVPAGIILREDRAMNTGENVIFSLPVIDAAIGLKNIRRVICLGNTWTARRYPMTLHRHWPDVEKMLVMIDSFETPRSLWHTDPEFSRRMLGEWDKIEPYKAKGFIAEWPVRNELERQSVFE
- a CDS encoding PLP-dependent aminotransferase family protein — its product is MSKFEYLKLADTVAVEIANGALKPGDRLPPQRSFAYERKIAVSTASRVYTELLRRGLVVGEVGRGTFVSGETRRGVSSLTEPRGQRIDLEVNYPLLPTQSAMIARSLEGLERPEALDVALRQTSITGTQAARTISAEFLSRGDWSPGADQFVFTANGRQCIAAALAAVVPSGGRCGVEALTYPFIKDIAARLGVTLVPLTMDEEGVRPDAVQKAHREAHLSALYIQPTIQNPLGMTMPPGRRADLVRVVEKLGLPIIEDTVYSFLGDEAPLAALAPDTCIVLDSLSKKVAPGLAVGFIVSPPRLRERIMASVRSGGWTASGFALAAGTRMMGDGTVSELVRLKRIDAARRQQMAAKYLAGFEVQANIQSYHLWLTLPPHWRSQTFVAAAARRDIALTPSTTFAVAPGHAPNAVRLALGAPSTEQLDTALRTLGGLLTEKEDFDTTE
- a CDS encoding DUF1127 domain-containing protein — encoded protein: MTMISSAAGQPASQSSQAGLPRLLGGWATSLVTYWARREAIKVLSEMDDRALRDIGIARSQIEAAVGGALNPGMARLR
- the mddA gene encoding methanethiol S-methyltransferase; this encodes MTITVEHRQPGIGWRLVPGSLARLLGIGYGAAVYAIFVVTLLYAIGFVSGVIVPKSIDTGAIWPPPVALCIDLQLLGLFMAQHSGMARRGFKRVLTGHVPPLIERSTYVLCASLVLILLFAGWQPLPATVWQAADPRAIAALRSLSALGWLIVLGTFLTGHFKLLERKLKVLNFAGRVTSPVAFKTPGLYRFVRHPLYFGFILAFWATPAMKAGHLLFAAVMTAYICAGIWLEERDLLAFFGDRYRQYRKRVAMLLPGLF